The Shewanella japonica genome has a window encoding:
- a CDS encoding LysR family transcriptional regulator, with amino-acid sequence MPDLNGMMLFAAVVRAKGFSQAARDIGQPKSTISRKVAQLEEQLGVRLLQRDTRNLSLTQVGALFFQHCDSISQEIDAAKAIIENTHSDISGSLRIAIPVSFSQEVIANLCSSFMRLYPNIELDVQFTDSNVGLVGEGYDIAIKYGPLESSDLVARLLFERQPILVASPGYLKKSGTPATPQELAQHSGILLGTSLSAPIWPVGKGSRKTMATFKRKVRVNSASMVKRLAQDDFGIAMLSNTSCKQELAAGTLVPLLQEWPMEPFKVYGVYSSRRQLASNISAFLDFFAKRYSSQESLQSIMN; translated from the coding sequence GTGCCTGATTTAAACGGTATGATGCTGTTTGCAGCAGTAGTTAGAGCAAAAGGCTTTTCGCAAGCCGCCCGAGACATCGGACAACCAAAATCAACCATAAGTCGCAAAGTAGCTCAATTAGAAGAGCAACTTGGCGTGCGTTTATTGCAACGGGACACGCGTAATTTAAGCCTAACCCAAGTTGGTGCATTATTCTTTCAGCATTGCGATTCGATTAGCCAAGAAATTGATGCTGCCAAGGCCATTATTGAAAATACCCATAGCGATATTTCGGGGTCTTTGCGTATCGCAATTCCAGTGTCATTTTCTCAAGAAGTCATTGCTAACTTATGTAGTAGCTTCATGCGTCTTTACCCCAACATTGAGCTGGATGTTCAATTTACCGACAGTAATGTAGGCTTAGTGGGTGAAGGCTATGATATCGCCATCAAGTACGGGCCATTAGAATCCTCTGACTTAGTCGCTCGATTGCTTTTTGAGCGCCAACCTATTTTAGTCGCAAGTCCTGGTTATCTCAAAAAATCGGGCACGCCAGCGACGCCCCAAGAGCTAGCTCAGCACAGTGGGATATTATTAGGAACAAGCTTATCAGCACCAATATGGCCTGTTGGTAAAGGGAGCCGTAAAACAATGGCCACCTTTAAACGCAAAGTACGCGTTAATAGTGCCAGTATGGTTAAGCGACTCGCTCAAGATGACTTTGGCATTGCGATGTTATCAAATACCAGTTGCAAGCAAGAGTTAGCCGCAGGAACATTAGTGCCACTGTTGCAAGAATGGCCGATGGAACCATTTAAAGTTTATGGGGTTTACTCAAGCCGCCGCCAGTTAGCCAGTAATATCAGTGCATTTTTAGACTTCTTCGCCAAACGTTATAGTAGTCAGGAATCATTACAATCTATAATGAATTAG
- a CDS encoding SprT family zinc-dependent metalloprotease, with protein sequence MLKSLFRRQTQSSINHAATSIPNDKASMKTCLPKTEAQQQILRKVEADYLQAESLLKRQFPRPTIQFTLRGKSAGTAHLQLNKLRFNPVLLEENITEFIDQVVPHEISHLLSFQLYGRVKPHGQEWQNIMTNVFNVPADTTHQLNTQSVAGKQFQYRCDCGPIMLSIRRHNKVQRHQTQYRCKSCQQVLTPLTLSQ encoded by the coding sequence ATGCTTAAATCATTGTTCCGTCGTCAAACGCAGTCATCAATAAATCACGCTGCTACAAGTATTCCCAACGATAAAGCATCGATGAAAACTTGTTTACCTAAAACAGAGGCGCAACAACAAATTTTACGCAAAGTAGAAGCTGACTATCTGCAAGCAGAAAGCTTATTGAAACGTCAATTCCCTCGCCCTACTATTCAATTTACCTTAAGAGGAAAAAGCGCAGGAACGGCTCATCTCCAATTAAATAAGCTCAGGTTTAATCCTGTATTACTTGAAGAAAATATCACTGAATTTATCGATCAAGTTGTGCCTCATGAAATCAGCCATTTACTCAGTTTTCAACTGTATGGTCGGGTTAAGCCCCACGGGCAAGAGTGGCAAAACATCATGACTAATGTATTTAATGTACCTGCCGATACGACCCATCAGCTGAATACTCAATCCGTTGCAGGTAAGCAATTTCAATATCGTTGTGACTGCGGTCCTATCATGTTATCCATTAGGCGCCACAATAAAGTGCAACGTCATCAAACACAGTACCGCTGCAAATCTTGTCAGCAAGTATTAACGCCATTAACTCTTTCGCAATAA
- a CDS encoding endonuclease: protein MGIVLFVITTITSVSAQAAQHPSSFRSAKKIAQKIYSQSLPMSSFYCGCDIEVIGKQWKPNLDSCGYQVRKQIPRANRIEWEHVVPAWEFGHQLQCWQNGGRKNCGRTSAEFKKMEADLHNLTPAVGEVNGDRSNYRFSEWNGEATQYGQCAMVVDFKGRKAQPPKQSRGAIARTYFYMQQTYGLAISASQKRLFNAWDRTYPVDKVECLRDELISENQGNHNNFVLKQCQNLGLID from the coding sequence ATGGGTATCGTGTTATTTGTTATCACAACTATTACGAGTGTTAGTGCACAAGCAGCCCAACATCCATCAAGTTTTAGAAGTGCGAAAAAAATTGCCCAGAAGATATATAGTCAGTCATTACCAATGAGCAGCTTTTATTGCGGTTGTGATATTGAAGTGATTGGTAAACAATGGAAACCAAACCTAGACAGCTGTGGTTACCAAGTACGCAAACAAATTCCACGAGCAAATCGAATCGAGTGGGAGCATGTTGTCCCTGCATGGGAGTTTGGTCATCAGTTGCAGTGCTGGCAAAATGGCGGTCGTAAGAATTGCGGCAGAACCAGTGCAGAATTTAAGAAAATGGAAGCCGATTTGCACAATCTAACCCCTGCTGTTGGTGAAGTTAATGGCGATAGAAGCAACTACCGCTTTAGCGAATGGAATGGAGAAGCCACACAATATGGCCAATGTGCTATGGTTGTTGACTTTAAAGGCCGCAAAGCACAGCCGCCAAAGCAAAGCCGCGGCGCAATTGCTCGTACCTACTTTTACATGCAGCAAACTTATGGCTTAGCTATCTCTGCTAGCCAGAAACGCTTATTCAACGCATGGGATAGAACTTATCCAGTTGATAAGGTTGAATGTTTAAGAGATGAATTAATTTCAGAAAATCAAGGCAATCATAATAATTTTGTCTTAAAACAATGTCAGAATCTCGGCCTCATTGATTAA
- the rsmE gene encoding 16S rRNA (uracil(1498)-N(3))-methyltransferase, whose product MRVPRIYQPINDLAVNQHVKLDEDGAAHIGRVLRMTEGENIRLFTGNGNDYLATIISANKKNVTVEIIENTPNNSESPLDLHLGQVISRGDRMDFTIQKSVELGVTTITPLFSDRCGVKLSGERLEKKISQWQKIVISACEQSGRSFVPKVRPAMTLNQWCAEQTDALKLNLHPRAAHGINGLSLENTKVRLLIGPEGGLSEEEIAMTETHQFTDVLLGPRVLRTETASLTAITALQLRFGDIG is encoded by the coding sequence ATGCGCGTCCCAAGAATTTATCAACCAATCAATGATCTTGCTGTTAATCAGCACGTAAAACTAGACGAAGATGGTGCTGCCCACATTGGTCGTGTTCTGCGAATGACCGAAGGCGAAAACATCCGTTTATTTACTGGAAATGGCAACGATTATTTGGCAACAATAATCAGTGCAAACAAAAAAAACGTCACCGTTGAAATCATTGAAAATACGCCAAATAATTCAGAGTCACCACTAGACTTACATTTAGGTCAAGTGATATCTCGAGGTGACAGAATGGACTTTACCATTCAAAAGTCAGTTGAATTGGGCGTAACCACTATTACCCCGCTCTTTTCTGACCGCTGTGGGGTCAAATTAAGTGGCGAGCGTTTAGAAAAGAAAATCAGCCAATGGCAAAAAATTGTCATCAGTGCATGTGAACAATCGGGACGTAGTTTCGTACCGAAAGTCAGGCCTGCGATGACACTTAATCAATGGTGTGCTGAGCAAACTGACGCATTAAAGTTAAATCTGCACCCGCGTGCTGCACATGGCATTAATGGACTATCGCTAGAAAATACCAAGGTTCGGTTATTAATTGGCCCTGAAGGCGGTCTATCAGAAGAAGAGATCGCCATGACGGAAACACATCAATTTACGGATGTGTTACTTGGCCCTAGAGTATTACGCACAGAAACAGCTTCACTGACTGCGATTACCGCGTTGCAACTACGTTTCGGTGATATCGGTTAA